In one Zalophus californianus isolate mZalCal1 chromosome 10, mZalCal1.pri.v2, whole genome shotgun sequence genomic region, the following are encoded:
- the LOC113932047 gene encoding transmembrane epididymal protein 1-like, whose product MGKFIGHLCPGLYLFFYGLYQATVVFKAMIVNDSLLYPSCPPRNKGIWARLWKISYRGLLKMVTGSILMVYVVFCLDVMTLMDTKNALRFMYPKEWQHLTMFILLTLSGCADIMSKNLLPQRCVLLEKGTLALTFYVLLLLLTSHVQDSTGIELQTHRLLILVVFLLMLVLTIELWTPDTLHLRPIEAFLFLMMGSWLIQAGFILYKPVTGYPWQDDDIRDIMFITTFFCWHVMINALCLLGIYGISSLWHRCYGTSLKLLGSKEAPYHRSTVGSLYKLLQEVDPSEKDDQALLLSKNPS is encoded by the coding sequence ATGGGAAAGTTCATAGGTCATTTATGCCCAgggctgtatctttttttttatggactGTATCAGGCCACAGTGGTCTTTAAGGCCATGATAGTCAATGACTCACTCCTTTATCCTTCATGCCCCCCCAGGAATAAAGGAATATGGGCCAGGCTGTGGAAAATATCCTATAGAGGGTTGCTGAAAATGGTGACTGGTTCCATCTTAATGGTTTATGTGGTCTTCTGTCTTGATGTGATGACACTCATGGATACGAAGAATGCACTAAGATTTATGTACCCCAAAGAGTGGCAGCACCTCACCATGTTCATCCTCCTCACCCTCAGTGGCTGTGCAGATATCATGAGCAAGAACTTGCTGCCTCAGAGGTGTGTGCTTCTAGAAAAAGGTACTCTGGCCCTGACCTTCTATGTGCTCCTGCTGTTGTTGACGTCACATGTCCAGGACTCAACAGGGATAGAGCTTCAGACACATCGTCTGCTCATCTTGGTGGTGTTCCTACTGATGCTGGTGTTGACTATAGAGCTGTGGACTCCTGACACACTTCACCTCCGGCCGATTGAGGCTTTTCTGTTTCTGATGATGGGCTCCTGGCTGATACAGGCAGGCTTTATTCTGTACAAGCCAGTCACTGGCTACCCGTGGCAGGATGATGACATCAGGGACATCATGTTCATCACCACCTTCTTCTGTTGGCATGTGATGATCAATGCTTTGTGTCTGCTGGGAATCTATGGCATCTCTTCCCTTTGGCATCGTTGTTACGGTACCAGCTTGAAGCTGTTGGGATCCAAAGAAGCTCCATATCACAGGAGCACTGTAGGATCCCTCTACAAATTGCTGCAGGAAGTGGATCCATCAGAGAAAGATGACCAGGCTCTTCTCCTTTCAAAAAACCCTTCCTGA
- the LOC113932046 gene encoding transmembrane epididymal protein 1A-like, translating to MGTFIGHVYPGLFLILYGLYQAIVVSKAVILKDSLLDSSCHPRNKGRWARLWKISYGGLLKMVTGSILIAYEINCIKGGLILMNRELPPRFMYPKQWQHLTMFILLTLSGCADGMSKNLLPQRCVLLEKGTLALTFYVLLLLLTSHVQDSTGIELQTHCLLILVVFLLMLVLTIELWTPDTFHLLLIEAFLFLMMGSWLIQAGFILYKPVTGYPWQDDDISDIMFITTFFCWHVMINALGLLGIYGISSLWHRCYGTSLKLMGSKEAPYHRSTVGSLYKLLQEVDPSEKDDQALLLSKNPS from the coding sequence ATGGGAACCTTTATTGGTCATGTGTACCCAGGACTATTTCTAATCTTATATGGACTGTATCAGGCAATAGTAGTCTCCAAAGCCGTGATACTCAAAGACTCTCTGCTGGATTCTTCATGCCATCCTAGGAATAAGGGAAGATGGGCCAGGCTGTGGAAAATATCCTATGGAGGTTTGCTGAAGATGGTGACTGGCTCCATCTTGATAGCTTATGAGATCAATTGCATTAAAGGAGGGTTGATACTGATGAACAGAGAGTTGCCACCAAGATTTATGTACCCCAAACAGTGGCAGCACCTCACCATGTTCATCCTCCTCACCCTCAGTGGCTGTGCAGATGGCATGAGCAAGAACTTGCTGCCTCAGAGGTGTGTGCTTCTAGAAAAAGGTACTCTGGCCCTGACCTTCTATGTGCTCCTGCTGTTGTTGACGTCACATGTCCAGGACTCAACAGGGATAGAGCTTCAGACACATTGTCTGCTCATCTTGGTGGTGTTCCTACTGATGCTGGTGTTGACTATAGAGCTGTGGACTCCTGACACATTTCACCTCTTGCTGATTGAGGCTTTTCTGTTTCTGATGATGGGCTCCTGGCTGATACAGGCAGGCTTTATTCTGTACAAGCCAGTCACTGGCTACCCGTGGCAGGATGATGACATCAGTGACATCATGTTCATCACCACCTTCTTCTGTTGGCATGTGATGATCAATGCTTTGGGTCTGCTGGGAATCTATGGCATCTCTTCCCTTTGGCATCGTTGTTACGGTACCAGCTTGAAGCTGATGGGATCCAAAGAAGCTCCATATCACAGGAGCACTGTAGGATCCCTCTACAAATTGCTGCAGGAAGTGGATCCATCAGAGAAAGATGACCAGGCTCTTCTCCTTTCAAAAAACCCTTCCTGA